In one Cupriavidus taiwanensis genomic region, the following are encoded:
- a CDS encoding RrF2 family transcriptional regulator, with translation MQLTRFSDYALRLLMYVARGDGSRPITIAEVGQQFGISHNHLVKVAARLSKLGWVSATRGRHGGLQLGPGAERLTIGTILRELEGHRPVIDCDNPPCALNGNCRLKRALDVAEQAFYRALDDVTLADVTGSHTAESIIRLHRDFLNRRSA, from the coding sequence ATGCAACTGACCCGCTTCTCCGACTACGCGCTGCGCCTGTTGATGTACGTCGCCCGTGGCGACGGCAGCCGGCCCATCACGATCGCCGAGGTGGGCCAGCAGTTCGGCATCTCGCACAACCATCTGGTCAAGGTGGCGGCGCGGCTGTCGAAGCTGGGCTGGGTCAGCGCCACGCGCGGCCGCCATGGCGGCCTGCAGCTGGGCCCCGGCGCCGAGCGCCTCACCATCGGCACCATCCTGCGCGAGCTGGAAGGGCACCGGCCGGTGATCGACTGCGACAACCCGCCCTGCGCGCTGAACGGCAACTGCCGCCTGAAGCGTGCGCTGGACGTGGCCGAGCAAGCCTTCTACCGCGCGCTCGACGACGTCACGCTGGCCGATGTCACCGGCAGCCACACCGCCGAATCGATCATCCGCCTGCATCGTGATTTCCTGAACCGGCGTTCGGCCTGA
- the gspG gene encoding type II secretion system major pseudopilin GspG — protein MRRFTSQLARPARPARRARGFTLIEIMVVIVILGVLAALVVPKIMSRPDEARIVAARQDISSIMQALKLYRLDNSRYPTTEQGLGALVTKPTTEPVPNNWKGGGYLEKLPKDPWGHPYQYLNPGVRGEIDVFSFGADGQAGGNANDADIGNWE, from the coding sequence ATGCGCAGATTCACTTCCCAGCTTGCCCGCCCCGCCCGTCCTGCCCGCCGCGCGCGCGGCTTTACCCTGATCGAGATCATGGTCGTGATCGTGATCCTCGGCGTGCTGGCGGCACTGGTGGTGCCCAAGATCATGAGCCGTCCGGACGAGGCCCGCATCGTCGCGGCGCGCCAGGATATCTCGTCGATCATGCAGGCGCTCAAGCTGTACCGCCTCGACAACAGCCGCTATCCGACCACCGAGCAGGGCCTGGGCGCGCTGGTGACCAAGCCTACCACCGAGCCGGTGCCCAACAACTGGAAGGGCGGCGGCTACCTGGAAAAACTGCCCAAGGATCCGTGGGGCCATCCCTACCAGTACCTGAACCCCGGCGTGCGCGGCGAAATCGACGTGTTCAGCTTCGGTGCCGACGGCCAGGCCGGCGGCAACGCCAACGACGCCGATATCGGCAACTGGGAGTAA
- a CDS encoding GspH/FimT family pseudopilin, with protein MTTAPRRRAAAPRHSGFTLLELLVVMVIAGIVISLVAVNASPNERGRVLDDGQRIARLFELAQEEAQLGARPLAWEGDAGGWRFLESTPNGWIPLRTDVFAPGTWRLALDQVIVAEGGRSTGTNSPPRLIFGRELIDAPQRLVLVRGDIRVDVVGDGSGRYFASTP; from the coding sequence ATGACCACGGCGCCGCGCCGCCGCGCCGCCGCGCCGCGGCACTCCGGCTTCACGCTGCTGGAACTGCTGGTGGTGATGGTGATCGCCGGCATCGTGATCTCGCTGGTCGCGGTCAATGCCTCGCCCAACGAGCGCGGCCGCGTGCTTGACGACGGCCAGCGCATCGCGCGGCTGTTCGAGCTGGCGCAGGAAGAAGCGCAGCTGGGCGCGCGCCCGCTCGCCTGGGAAGGCGACGCCGGCGGCTGGCGCTTCCTCGAGTCGACCCCCAACGGCTGGATCCCCCTGCGCACCGACGTGTTCGCGCCCGGCACCTGGCGCCTCGCGCTGGACCAGGTCATCGTCGCCGAAGGCGGCCGCAGCACCGGCACCAACAGCCCGCCGCGGCTGATCTTCGGGCGCGAGCTGATCGATGCGCCGCAGCGCCTGGTGCTGGTGCGCGGCGATATCCGCGTCGATGTTGTTGGCGACGGCAGCGGCCGCTATTTCGCCAGCACGCCATGA
- the gspI gene encoding type II secretion system minor pseudopilin GspI: protein MTRPRSPASPRRRASGFTLIEVLVALTILAVALTAAMRAMGSMVDASASLQNRMLAEWSAENHLAALRLAKTWPEPGVSGYACPQGGTPLYCEQAVSVTPNPVFRRVEIAVYPSATDKSVRLAWLVTIVPNEIRNVL from the coding sequence ATGACGCGCCCGCGCTCGCCCGCAAGCCCGCGCCGCCGCGCGTCTGGCTTCACGCTGATCGAAGTGCTGGTGGCGCTGACCATCCTGGCGGTGGCGCTGACCGCGGCGATGCGTGCGATGGGCTCGATGGTCGATGCCAGCGCGTCGCTGCAGAACCGCATGCTGGCCGAATGGAGCGCCGAGAACCACCTGGCCGCGCTGCGCCTCGCCAAGACCTGGCCCGAGCCCGGCGTCAGCGGCTATGCCTGCCCGCAGGGCGGCACGCCGCTGTACTGCGAGCAAGCCGTGTCGGTCACGCCAAATCCGGTGTTCCGCCGCGTCGAGATCGCGGTCTATCCGTCCGCCACCGACAAGTCGGTACGGCTGGCGTGGCTCGTCACCATCGTTCCCAATGAAATCCGCAACGTGCTCTGA